In Candidatus Kapaibacterium thiocyanatum, the DNA window GATGACGGTCTGCCCCGCGCGCAGCGTCAGTGCATCGGCTGCGGCATCGGGAGTGAGGTCGAATCCTACGATGGCATAGATGACCAGCCAGTAGAGCCCTGCCATGGTGAAGCAAAGGGCGAGCATACGTTTGAAGCGTTTACGCTCGACGACGTAGAGATCGCGCAATGTTTGATGGAGCATGTGCAAACTTCAGCAGAAAAAGGAAAACGCGCAGGCTCCGACGTTGGAACCTGCGCGTTATGATAGGCGGAAGGGAATTATTCTGCTGCTTCTGCCGGTGCTTCGGCTTCCGCGGCCGGTTCTTCGGCTGCGGGAGCGGGCGCTTCGACGGGGGCTGCAGCGGCTGCTGCCTTGGCCTTGGCACGATCGGCACGACGTTGCTTCAGGCGCGTATGACGTGCCGATGCCTTGTCGCGGTGTTGTGCTACGGCGGCTTCGATCTCGGCTTCGCTGTGTCCCTTGAGGGCAAGGTGACGGCGGAGCAGGACGCCTTCGCGGCTCAGGATCTGGCGGACGACGTCGGTCGGCTGTGCGCCGACGCCCAGCCAGTAGAGGGCGCGTTCGGAACTGAGGACGACGGTTTTGGGCGAGGTCATCGGATCGATGTACCCTACCCGTTCGATCGATGCGCCGTCACGACGGGCGCGTCCGTCGATCGCTACGATGTCGTAGAAGGGGTGCTTCTTACGACCACGGCGACGCAAGCGGAGTTTGACCATGGGGGTCTCCTAATGGGAAAATGTGGTTGATCAGCGACGCACGGGGGATTGAGGGCCGAACATGTTGGCCATCTTTCCGCGCGTCATATTCTTCATCATCTTCTGCATGTCTTCGAACTGCTTGATCAGGCGGTTGACGTCCTGAACGGAAGAGCCGCTGCCGTCGGCGATGCGCTTGCGGCGCGAGCCGTTGAGCAGGCGGGGATTCTGGCGCTCTTCGATCGTCATCGACAGGACCATCGCCTCGACGCGGGAGAATGCCTTCTCGTCGATCTGGACGTTCCTCATCGCCTTGTCCATTCCGGGAATCATGCCCAGAAGGTCACGCAGTGAACCCATCTTCTTGATCAGTCGCATCTGTTCGAGGAAGTCCTCGAACGTGAACTGGTTCTTCTTGAGTTTCTCTTCGAGCTTGGCGGCTTCCTTCTCGTCGATCTGCTGCTGGGCCTTTTCGACGAGGGTGATGATGTCGCCCATGCCGAGGATACGCGATGCGATCCGCTCCGGATAGAACGGTTCGAGTGCGTCGACCTTCTCACCGACGCCGACGAACTTGATCGGCTTGCCGGTGACGGCACGGATGGACAGGGCGGCACCGCCGCGCGTATCGCCATCGAGCTTGGTGAGCACGACGCCGGTGAGTTCGAGGCGCTCGTGGAAGGCCTGGGCCGTGTTCACGGCATCCTGACCCGTCATGGCGTCGCATACGAACAGCACTTCGTGCGGCTTGAGATTGCTCTTGAGGTCGGCGACCTCCTGCATCATCTCTTCGTCGATCGTCAGACGACCGGCCGTGTCGACGATCACGACGTCGCGGCCGAATTTCTTCGCGTACTGGACCGCTTCCTGGGCGATCTCCAGCGGCTTGGCGTCATCCTTGGAGAAGACGGGCAGGGAGATGGACTGTCCCAGGGTCTTGAGCTGGTCGATGGCTGCCGGACGGTAGATGTCGCAGGCAACGAGCAGGGGCTGACGCCCCTTCTTCTTCAGCATGAAGGCCAGCTTGGAGCAGAAGGTCGTCTTGCCCGAACCCTGCAGACCGGCGACCATGATGATGGTAGGCGCCTGGGCCGCAACGGCGATGTCCGACTTCGTCGAGCCCATCAGGGCTACGAGTTCGTCGTGGATCAGCTTGATCATGAGCTGACCGGGCAGGACGTTACCCTTGACTTCCAGGCCGAGGGATTTCTCCTTGACGTCGTCGATGAACTTCTTCGTGACGTTGAAGTTCACGTCGGCGTCGAGCAGGGCACGGCGGACTTCGGCGAGAGCTTCACCGATGTTCTCTTCCGTGATCTTGGACTGTCCCCGGATGCGCTTGAGCGCTTCCTCGAGTTTTTCGCTTAGACTTTCGAACATGGCCTGCTTGAGTGCTGTTGACAACGCAAGACCCCGCCCTTCGGGGCGGGGTCTTGCTGGAAGAACGACAAATATAAAGACTTAGCGAGAAATAACGAAGCGCGTCGTGCCGATGGTCCGACCGTCGGGCATCGTGGCGCGTACGAGGTAGGTACCCGTCGCGAGCGTGGATCCGGGGATGACGGCGGAGGCGGCATCCGCACCGGCGGCGATCCAGCTACCGACGAACATGCCGGCAGCATCGTAGACGTCGAAACGGGCCGGACCGACCAGCGAGGCCGCGACGCTCAGCGTCACGTCACCGGATGCCGGAACGGGCGATACCGTCCATGCCGAGGCGGGAACCATGCCTTCTTCGGCCACGGATGTCGAGGTGTCGGGAGGGGCGACTTCGAGCAGCGATGCATTCACCGTGCCGTTGGGATCGACGAGGATGATCTTGAAGGTGGCGCTGGGGGCGGCGCTGGTGAGATCGAACATGCCGCTGGCGAGCGCCAGTGTCGCACGGTTGGTACCGCGGAGGTCGGCGACCCAGCCACGGAGGATCTTGTTGTTCGCATCGCGTACCCAGAGTGTATCGACGCGGGGTTCCATACCCTTGTATGCCGCCATGAAGTCACCATAGCGTGCGCCGGAGAAGAGGTTCGTATCGGCACGCGTGATGATGTCCATTTCCGGCGCGTT includes these proteins:
- a CDS encoding signal recognition particle protein — translated: MFESLSEKLEEALKRIRGQSKITEENIGEALAEVRRALLDADVNFNVTKKFIDDVKEKSLGLEVKGNVLPGQLMIKLIHDELVALMGSTKSDIAVAAQAPTIIMVAGLQGSGKTTFCSKLAFMLKKKGRQPLLVACDIYRPAAIDQLKTLGQSISLPVFSKDDAKPLEIAQEAVQYAKKFGRDVVIVDTAGRLTIDEEMMQEVADLKSNLKPHEVLFVCDAMTGQDAVNTAQAFHERLELTGVVLTKLDGDTRGGAALSIRAVTGKPIKFVGVGEKVDALEPFYPERIASRILGMGDIITLVEKAQQQIDEKEAAKLEEKLKKNQFTFEDFLEQMRLIKKMGSLRDLLGMIPGMDKAMRNVQIDEKAFSRVEAMVLSMTIEERQNPRLLNGSRRKRIADGSGSSVQDVNRLIKQFEDMQKMMKNMTRGKMANMFGPQSPVRR
- a CDS encoding 30S ribosomal protein S16; its protein translation is MVKLRLRRRGRKKHPFYDIVAIDGRARRDGASIERVGYIDPMTSPKTVVLSSERALYWLGVGAQPTDVVRQILSREGVLLRRHLALKGHSEAEIEAAVAQHRDKASARHTRLKQRRADRAKAKAAAAAAPVEAPAPAAEEPAAEAEAPAEAAE